A window of the Hordeum vulgare subsp. vulgare chromosome 5H, MorexV3_pseudomolecules_assembly, whole genome shotgun sequence genome harbors these coding sequences:
- the LOC123399461 gene encoding heat shock 70 kDa protein, mitochondrial-like: MAIGSLIASRLARSGHALAARAIAQAPRTHQHHHAASPLLSRLGAVARAFSSRPAAADVIGIDLGTTNSCVSVMEGKTPRVIENAEGARTTPSIVATNNKEEILVGITASRQAVTNAENTVRGSKRLIGRAFDDPQTQKEMDMVPYKIVRGTNGDAWVEMAGKAYSPSQIGAFVLTKMKETAEAYLGKSVSKAVITVPAYFNDAQRQATKDAGRIAGLEVMRIINEPTAAALSYGMNNKEGLIAVFDLGGGTFDVSILEISNGVFEVKATNGDTFLGGEDFDAALLNYLVSEFKNSDKIDLSKDKLALQRLREAAEKAKVELSSTPQTEINLPFITADDSGAKHFNITLTRSKFESLVGNLIERTRIPCTNCLKDAGVSAKEVDEVLLVGGMTRVPKVQDIVSQIFGKSPSKGVNPDEAVAMGAAIQGGILRGDVKELLLLDVTPLSLGIETLGGIFTRLINRNTTIPTKKSQTFSTAADNQTQVGIKVLQGEREMATDNKLLGEFQLEGIPPAPRGMPQIEVTFDIDANGIVKVSAKDKSTGKEQDITIKSSGGLSDSDIEKMVKEAELNSQRDQERKSLIDLRNSADTTIYSIEKSVSEYKDKVPAEVVTEIQSAVSDLRAAMAGDDLDAIKQKLEAANKAVSKIGQHMQGGGGAAGGDGDSGSSGGDQTQEAEYQDPKEAKM, encoded by the exons ATGGCCATCGGATCTCTCATCGCCTCCAGGCTGGCCCGCTCCGGCCACGCCCTCGCCGCGCGCGCCATCGCCCAG GCTCCCAGGACCCACCAGCATCATCACGCGGCGTCCCCCCTGCTCTCCAGGCTCGGAGCCGTGGCCCGCGCTTTCAG CTCGAGGCCCGCTGCCGCAGATGTCATCGGGATCGATTTGGGTACTACGAACTCGTGTGTCTCCGTCATGGAAGGAAAG ACACCACGGGTGATTGAGAATGCTGAAGGCGCGCGGACAACACCCTCCATTGTTGCCACCAACAACAAAGAAGAGATCTTGGTTGGCATCACTGCCAGTCGACAGGCAGTAACAAATGCCGAGAACACAGTTCGTGGGTCCAAGCGACTGATTGGTAGAGCTTTTGATGACCCCCAGACACAGAAGGAAATGGATATGGTGCCTTACAAGATTGTCAGGGGAACAAATGGTGATGCCTGGGTGGAGATGGCCGGGAAGGCATACTCCCCAAGCCAGATTGGTGCATTTGTTCTTACCAAGATGAAGGAAACTGCAGAGGCTTACCTTGGCAAGTCGGTCTCCAAGGCTGTTATTACAGTCCCAGcttatttcaatgatgctcaacgtCAGGCCACCAAGGATGCTGGCAGGATTGCTGGGTTGGAGGTGATGAGGATCATCAATGAGCCCACTGCTGCAGCTCTGTCGTACGGAATGAACAACAAGGAGGGCCTGATTGCTGTATTTGACTTGGGTGGTGGCACATTTGATGTATCAATCCTTGAGATTTCTAATGGCGTTTTTGAG GTCAAGGCGACCAATGGAGATACTTTCcttggtggtgaagactttgatgCTGCATTGTTAAACTACCTGGTTAGTGAATTTAAGAACTCTGACAAGATTGATCTGAGCAAGGACAAGTTAGCACTGCAAAGGCTCAGGGAAGCTGCTGAGAAGGCGAAGGTTGAGCTTTCCTCGACCCCACAGACTGAAATCAATCTCCCCTTCATCACAGCAGATGACTCTGGTGCGAAGCATTTCAACATTACCTTGACCAGATCAAAGTTTGAGTCTCTTGTGGGTAATCTCATTGAGAGAACACGCATCCCATGCACAAACTGCCTCAAGGATGCTGGTGTTTCTGCAAAGGAGGTTGATGAGGTTCTACTGGTTGGTGGTATGACAAGGGTGCCAAAGGTCCAGGATATTGTTTCTCAGATATTCGGCAAGTCGCCAAGCAAGGGTGTCAATCCTGATGAAGCTGTTGCCATGGGAGCTGCCATTCAGGGTGGCATCTTGAGGGGTGATGTGAAGGAGCTCTTGTTGCTGGATGTCACACCACTTTCCCTTGGTATTGAGACTCTTGGAGGCATCTTCACAAGGCTAATCAACAGGAACACTACAATTCCAACCAAGAAGAGCCAGACCTTCTCCACTGCTGCAGATAACCAGACACAGGTTGGAATCAAGGTGCTTCAGGGTGAGAGGGAGATGGCTACAGATAACAAGCTTCTTGGTGAATTCCAGCTTGAAGGCATTCCACCAGCCCCGAGGGGTATGCCACAGATTGAGGTCACTTTTGACATTGATGCCAATGGTATTGTCAAGGTGTCAGCAAAGGATAAGTCCACGGGCAAAGAGCAGGATATCACCATCAAATCTTCAGGTGGTTTGTCTGACAGTGACATCGAAAAGATGGTGAAGGAGGCTGAGCTAAATTCTCAGAGGGATCAGGAAAGGAAGTCTTTGATTGACCTCAGGAACTCTGCCGATACCACCATCTACAGCATCGAGAAGAGCGTCAGCGAGTACAAAGACAAGGTTCCTGCTGAAGTCGTCACGGAAATCCAGTCTGCTGTTTCTGATCTGAGAGCAGCAATGGCTGGTGATGATTTGGACGCCATCAAGCAGAAGCTGGAGGCAGCGAACAAGGCAGTCTCAAAGATTGGACAGCACatgcagggtggtggcggcgctgcCGGCGGCGACGGTGACAGCGGCAGCAGTGGTGGCGACCAGACTCAGGAAGCTGAGTACCAGGACCCCAAGGAGGCCAAGATGTAG
- the LOC123395847 gene encoding cinnamoyl-CoA reductase 1-like: MAGRPEGGKGETVCVTGAGGYIASWLVKLLLSRGYTVRGTVRDLGEKKTGHLRSLENASENLKLIKADLLDNDAMAAAIEGCQGVFHVASPVPTGDVTDPEVEVLGPAATGTRNVLEAASAAKVRRLVVVSSIVAVDINPKDWPADKIKDETCWSDREFCRNNEDWYSVSKITAEEAALEYRQRTGLDVVTPNPAVVFGPLLQPTVNASSQFLIYFLKGGPGRMRDKLWHIVDVRDTADALLLLYEAPEAVGRHICAPHVITARDLRDMLKNMYPDYPLVSKESICDMDHPAPMTTDKLKKLGWSCRSLEETITDTVKFCQQAGFLDDVDGAGPCRFPPIYNKI; encoded by the exons ATGGCCGGACGTCCAGAGGGAGGGAAAGGGGAGACGGTGTGCGTCACCGGCGCCGGCGGGTACATCGCCTCGTGGCTCGTGAAGCTCCTCCTCTCCCGCGGCTACACCGTCCGCGGCACCGTCCGCGACCTTG GCGAGAAGAAGACCGGCCATCTGAGGTCGCTAGAGAACGCATCTGAAAATCTCAAGCTTATCAAGGCCGATCTGCTCGATAATGACGCGATGGCGGCTGCCATAGAGGGATGCCAAGGAGTTTTCCATGTCGCCAGCCCGGTTCCTACGGGGGATGTGACTGATCCAGAG GTTGAGGTTCTGGGTCCTGCCGCTACTGGTACCAGGAATGTGCTGGAGGCTGCGTCCGCCGCGAAGGTTCGGCGGCTAGTCGTCGTCTCATCCATAGTCGCCGTCGATATCAACCCGAAAGATTGGCccgccgacaagatcaaagatgaAACTTGTTGGTCAGACAGAGAGTTTTGCAGGAACAATGAG GACTGGTATTCGGTTTCCAAGATCACCGCAGAAGAGGCGGCGCTCGAGTACAGACAGCGAACCGGCCTGGATGTGGTCACTCCCAACCCGGCGGTGGTGTTCGGTCCCCTGCTGCAGCCAACGGTGAATGCGAGCAGCCAGTTCCTCATCTACTTCCTCAAAG GAGGGCCTGGCCGGATGAGGGACAAGCTGTGGCACATCGTCGACGTGCGCGACACCGCCGACGCTCTGCTCCTGCTCTACGAGGCGCCTGAGGCCGTCGGCAGGCACATCTGCGCGCCGCATGTCATCACCGCCCGCGACCTGCGGGACATGCTCAAGAATATGTACCCTGACTATCCTCTAGTCAGCAA GGAGAGCATCTGTGACATGGATCACCCGGCTCCGATGACGACCGACAAGCTCAAGAAGCTGGGGTGGAGCTGCCGGTCGCTGGAGGAGACCATCACGGACACCGTCAAGTTCTGCCAGCAGGCCGGGTTTCTCGACGATGTGGACGGGGCTGGGCCATGCCGTTTCCCTCCTATTTACAACAAGATTTAG